A region from the Acinonyx jubatus isolate Ajub_Pintada_27869175 chromosome C2, VMU_Ajub_asm_v1.0, whole genome shotgun sequence genome encodes:
- the IGSF10 gene encoding immunoglobulin superfamily member 10 isoform X2, which yields MNPRTSRGKPLAMVPAAAFLCAKPTIDPSLKLKNLSILEDSNPVSISPQDFMAPFGSLTLNMTDQFGNEANMVCSIQKPSKTSSVVFAEENDYIMLNTSFSTFLVCHIDYNHIQPVWQVLALYSDSPLILERSHWLTETPQRCYKYKQVAPKPEDIFTDIEAGLKADPSWLMQDQISLQLNRTATTLSTLHIQYSSDVQVTLPKAEIRPVKHKWTMISRDNNTKLEHTILVGGTIGLDCQGQGDPTPHLEWILADGSKVRAPYVSEDGRILIDKSGKLELQMADSFDTGIYHCISTNYDDADILTYRITVVEPDIETYHENGAHYTVFIGETLDLPCHSSGIPDASVSWVLPGNTMLYQSSGDKQILNNGTLRILQVTQKNQGHYCCIAANPSGVDFLINQVSVKTKGQRPVEHNVETDGSGFDEPNPIAHLKDPPAAQLPTSAPMGAEAGKEVFSTGKKHNYRGLIHRRRGDSLNRHFRDYRRPFSPSSRRIDPQHWAALLEKAKKNTMQEKQENTTARPPPVVTQFLKIPGEEVDSSGMLPPDEEFMVLATKAPSVLARTLTADSRKIHDSIVTSITASTEVSPVVGPQILPPDKPIDFKLFPTTKTTAMSKNINPTISSKIQSTTNKNLSTIFPLPPEATQFQEADNVGKKKEHLQSVLPKAAGAGTKDVNIKMLSGTNSKADIVLGSVNATNSHQTSVTGVSKPRNNHFYPHITQKLSTSKLPSGTYTATHSQLQIPRNITTNIPPTSRRFGRRRKIWGRGRIISPYRTPILRKHRYGFVRPTLRGASEESTTAFSPTELDVLCPSCSPRERLTTTAAALSFASSSPILLTKAETAQVTAEELTTLIHNPSFENKPNVDIERTTPTIKYFRAESIQVTPTGPVMTPAPKSLSLEKTHITNNGYSSVSNNIEVKRDSMIISPLPGPTTKSSMSTTTAMTRFLRRNIPWHQIFVNNHVQKERLKNQHQFSSPKSTAPVFPKTSPALPTDKVFPFHFTELSANVMQIPSITSATTHQNTTETHSPLSLPTMKKLPFPSVYPTPPNVSSKESSTNFISLQTARLTISPTDPASVIISKTQIARPRTQKVQREKEPQNNRKEPHYALSQSSGLTASTTMIPPDLTAAETSTKPSVFAFTHSPLENTKEISSTIGLYPRTLTLTDIIEELSQESTQTLKSRIVSEITLPSKPYQNATRNTIIKHSTVPQILSSSAVPMPIPTSHPLNNQSTVTDNMATPVFRMMTNTMAKPLEHSRHNDNPQQLATEVAASPKVHLNAKVTIGTTHFIYSNLFHSTSKPALVTVKSQNSKLTSFPWLENHFWHKSDPEIAEKGKKPVVDIMATPGLPEDTTHASNWDIQKTAKKNGFDKTPVQKTATSELLPFDSLFRNTFERPRIVGGKAASFTVPANSDAFLPCEAVGNPLPTIHWTRVPSGFDMAKGKQNSRFQVLPNGTLSIQSVDIQDRGQYLCSASNPLGTDRLHVTLSVVSYPPRILDRRTKEITVHSGNSVELKCRAEGRPSPTISWILANQTVVSESSKGNRQALVTSDGTLVIHNLSIYDRGFYKCMASNSAGQDSLLVKIQVIAAPPVILEQKRQIIVGTWGENLKLPCTVKGTPQPSVHWVLSDGTEVKPLQFISSKLLLFSNGTLYIRNVASSDRGTYECIATSTTGSERRVVILTVEERETMPRIEFASQKWTEVNFGDKLLLNCSAIGEPKPRIIWRLPSKAVVDQWHRMGSRIHVYPNGSLFIGSITEKDGGDYLCVARNKMGDDLILMHVSLRLKPAKIYHKQHFKKQVFHGKDFQVDCEASGSPVPEISWSLPDGTMINNAMQADDSGLRTRRYTLFDNGTLYFNKVGIAEEGDYTCYAQNTLGKDEMKVHLTVITAAPRIRQGYKTNMRIKAGDTVVLDCEVVGEPKPKVFWLLPSHDMISFSKDRYTFHANASLSINKVKLLDSGEYVCVARNPSGDDTKMYKLDVVSKPPLINGLYTNKTVIKATAVRHSKKHFDCRAEGTPLPQIMWIMPDNIFLTAPYYGSRITVHKNGTLEIRNVRLSDSADFICVARNEGGESMLVVQLEVLEMLRRPTFRNPYNEKIVAQLGKSTALNCSVDGNPPPEIIWILPNGTRFPNEPRISQYLIASNGSFIISKTTRDDAGKYRCAARNQVGYIEKLIVLEIGQKPVILTYALGTVYCFSGDSLSLQCVSDGSPKPNIKWTTPSGYIIDGPQINGKFILHENGTLVIKDATAYDRGNYICKAQNSVGHALITVPVMVVAYAPRITNRPPRSILTRTGAALQLLCVALGVPKPEITWEMPDHSLLSMANKGRTHGIEPFHPRGTLIIQNPQTSDSGIYKCTARNPLGSDYATTYIQVI from the exons ATGAACCCCAGGACCTCTAGAGGCAAGCCCTTAGCTATGGTCCCAGCTGCAGCTTTCCTGTGTGCCAAGCCAACCATCGACCCATCCCTGAAATTAAAGAATCTGAGTATTCTGGAAGACAGCAATCCTGTGTCCATCTCTCCCCAAGATTTCATGGCACCCTTTGGCTCCCTCACTTTGAATATGACAGACCAGTTTGGAAATGAAGCTAACATGGTCTGCAGTATCCAAAAGCCCTCAAAGACATCATCTGTTGTATTTGCTGAAGAAAATGACTATATCATGCTAAATACATCGTTTTCAACATTTCTGGTGTGTCACATAGATTACAATCACATTCAGCCAGTATGGCAAGTTCTGGCTTTGTACAGTGATTCTCCTCTGATTCTAGAAAGGAGCCACTGGCTCACTGAAACACCACAACGCTGCTACAAATATAAACAGGTGGCTCCTAAACCTGAAGACATCTTTACTGACATAGAGGCTGGTCTCAAAGCAGATCCCTCTTGGTTAATGCAAGACCAAATTTCCTTGCAGCTAAATAGAACTGCCACCACACTCAGTACATTGCACATCCAGTACTCCAGTGATGTTCAAGTCACTTTACCAAAGGCAGAAATAAGGCCAGTGAAACACAAATGGACCATGATTTCCAGAGATAACAATACCAAGCTGGAACACACCATTTTGGTTGGTGGGACCATTGGCCTAGACTGCCAAGGCCAGGGGGACCCCACCCCACATTTGGAGTGGATTTTGGCTGATGGGAGTAAAGTGAGAGCCCCTTATGTTAGTGAGGATGGACGAATCCTAATAGACAAAAGTGGAAAACTAGAACTCCAGATGGCTGATAGTTTTGATACAGGCATATACCACTGCATAAGCACCAATTATGATGATGCAGATATTCTCACATATAGAATTACGGTGGTGGAGCCTGACATAGAGACCTATCATGAAAATGGGGCTCATTATACAGTTTTCATTGGTGAAACACTTGACCTTCCATGCCATTCTTCTGGTATTCCAGATGCCTCTGTTAGCTGGGTTCTTCCAGGAAACACTATGCTTTATCAGTCCTCAGGAGACAAGCAAATTCTTAACAATGGCACACTAAGAATATTACAGGTCACCCAAAAAAACCAGGGTCATTATTGTTGTATAGCAGCCAACCCATCAGGGGTCGACTTTTTGATTAACCAAGTTTCAGTCAAAACAAAAGGGCAAAGGCCAGTGGAGCATAATGTAGAAACAGATGGATCTGGATTTGATGAGCCCAATCCCATTGCTCATCTTAAGGACCCACCAGCTGCGCAACTCCCTACATCTGCCCCAATGGGAGCTGAGGCTGGAAAAGAAGTCTTCAGCACAGGTAAAAAGCACAACTATCGTGGGTTAATACACCGTCGGCGAGGAGATTCACTAAATCGACATTTTAGAGACTATAGGaggcccttctctccctcttctcggAGAATTGACCCACAACACTGGGCAGCACTTTTGGAGAAAGCTAAAAAGAATACTATgcaagagaagcaagaaaatacaACGGCAAGGCCACCTCCAGTGGTCACCCAATTCCTGAAAATACCTGGTGAAGAAGTAGACTCTTCAGGCATGCTCCCTCCAGATGAGGAATTTATGGTCCTGGCAACTAAGGCTCCTAGTGTTCTGGCAAGGACATTGACTGCCGATTCCAGAAAAATACATGATAGTATTGTGACAAGTATAACTGCCAGCACTGAAGTCTCTCCAGTTGTGGGCCCACAGATACTACCACCTGACAAACCAATAGATTTCAAACTATTTCCTACTACTAAAACTACAGCCATGTCAAAGAATATAAACCCAACCATATCAAGCAAAATACAAAGCACAACCAACAAAAATTTATCCACGATCTTTCCTCTACCACCTGAAGCAACACAATTTCAGGAAGCTGACAACGttgggaagaaaaaagagcatTTACAAAGTGTGCTCCCAAAAGCAGCAGGGGCTGGGACCAAAGATGTCAATATCAAAATGCTGAGTGGTACTAACAGCAAAGCTGATATAGTCTTAGGGTCTGTAAATGCCACTAATAGTCATCAGACATCTGTAACAGGAGTCAGTAAACCTAGGAACAATCACTTCTATCCACATATTACTCAAAAACTTAGCACCTCAAAGCTACCTTCGGGCACATACACTGCTACTCATTCTCAGTTACAGATTCCAAGAAATATTACAACTAACATCCCGCCAACATCCAGGCGCTTTGGAAGACGGAGGAAAATTTGGGGTAGGGGTCGAATTATCAGCCCGTATAGAACTCCAATTCTTCGAAAGCATAGATATGGCTTTGTGAGACCTACACTCAGAGGTGCTTCTGAAGAAAGCACCACTGCATTTTCACCCACAGAGCTTGATGTGCTGTGCCCATCCTGTTCTCCCAGAGAAAGGCTCACCACTACTGCAGCAGCACTGTCCTTTGCAAGTTCTTCCCCTATCCTGCTCACCAAAGCTGAAACTGCCCAAGTCACAGCAGAAGAGTTGACAACTCTAATCCACAATCCATCTTTTGAGAACAAGCCAAATGTAGATATTGAGAGAACAACACccacaataaaatatttcagggcTGAAAGTATCCAAGTGACTCCAACTGGGCCAGTTATGACTCCTGCCCCAAAATCCTTATCTTTGGAAAAAACTCATATAACAAATAATGGTTACTCAAGTGTGTCTAATAACATTGAAGTTAAAAGAGATTCAATGATTATTTCACCCCTCCCAGGTCCCACCACCAAGTCATCTATGTCTACTACTACAGCCATGACAAGATTTTTAAGAAGGAACATTCCCTGGCATCAGATCTTTGTAAATAACCATGTCCAAAAAGAGAGGTTAAAGAATCAGCATCAATTTAGTTCACCAAAAAGCACAGCCCCAGTGTTTCCTAAAACATCTCCTGCTTTACCCACAGATAaagtttttcctttccattttacagaactCTCAGCAAATGTGATGCAAATTCCATCTATAACATCAGCTACAACTCACCAAAATACCACCGAAACACACAGTCCTTTAAGTCTTCCAACAATGAAGAAGCTTCCCTTTCCATCAGTTTATCCTACACCTCCTAATGTCTCAAGCAAAGAATCAAGTACCAATTTCATATCACTGCAGACAGCCAGGCTAACAATTTCTCCTACTGACCCTGCATCAGTCATTATCAGTAAAACCCAAATAGCCAGACCCAGGACACaaaaagtacaaagagaaaaggagccTCAGAACAACAGGAAGGAACCACACTATGCTCTCAGTCAGAGCTCTGGTCTCACTGCATCTACTACTATGATACCTCCTGATCTAACTGCAGCTGAAACTTCAACCAAGCCCAGTGTCTTTGCTTTCACTCATTCTCcattggaaaacacaaaagaaatttcAAGCACAATTGGTCTTTATCCAAGAACACTTACTCTGACAGATATAATTGAAGAACTGTCCCAAGAGAGTACTCAGACTTTGAAGAGCAGAATTGTTTCTGAAATCACTTTGCCCAGCAAACCATACCAGAACGCAACTAGGAACACAATCATTAAACACTCAACCGTGCCACAAATCCTGAGTAGCAGTGCTGTTCCAATGCCAATTCCCACCTCCCATCCCTTGAATAATCAAAGTACAGTCACAGACAACATGGCAACTCCCGTTTTTAGGATGATGACAAATACAATGGCCAAGCCACTTGAACACTCTAGGCATAATGATAATCCACAGCAATTAGCAACAGAGGTTGCAGCATCTCCCAAAGTTCACCTAAATGCCAAGGTCACGATTGGAACCACCCACTTTATCTACTCCAATCTATTTCATTCTACTTCCAAGCCAGCACTAGTAACAGTTAAATCACAAAATTCTAAACTGACTTCCTTTCCCTGGTTAGAAAACCATTTCTGGCACAAGTCAGACCCAGAAAttgctgaaaaaggcaaaaagccaGTAGTGGATATTATGGCCACTCCAGGCTTGCCAGAGGATACCACCCATGCATCAAATTGGGATATTCAGAAGACTGCAAAGAAAAATGGCTTTGATAAGACACCAGTTCAAAAAACAGCAACTTCTGAACTCCTTCCCTTTGATTCTTTGTTTAGGAATACATTTGAAAGACCCAGAATAGTTGGAGGAAAAGCAGCAAGTTTTACTGTTCCAGCTAACTCAGATGCTTTTCTCCCTTGTGAGGCTGTTGGAAATCCCCTGCCTACCATCCACTGGACCAGAGTGCCATCAG GATTTGATATGGCTAAAGGGAAACAGAATAGCAGATTCCAGGTGCTACCTAATGGCACCCTGTCCATACAGAGTGTGGACATTCAGGACCGCGGACAGTACCTGTGCTCAGCATCCAATCCGCTTGGTACTGATCGCCTTCATGTCACCTTGTCCGTGGTTTCCTATCCCCCCAGGATCCTGGATAGACGTACCAAAGAGATCACAGTTCATTCCGGAAACAGCGTGGAACTGAAGTGCAGAGCTGAAGGTAGACCAAGTCCTACAATCTCCTGGATTCTCGCAAACCAAACAGTGGTCTCAGAATCATCTAAGGGGAACAGGCAGGCCCTGGTGACATCTGATGGAACGTTGGTCATCCACAATCTCAGCATTTATGACCGGGGCTTTTACAAGTGCATGGCCAGCAATTCAGCTGGCCAGGATTCACTGCTGGTCAAAATACAAGTCATTGCAGCCCCACCTGTTATTCTGGAGCAAAAGAGGCAAATCATTGTAGGGACTTGGGGTGAAAATTTGAAATTGCCCTGTACTGTCAAAGGGACTCCTCAGCCCAGTGTTCACTGGGTCCTCTCTGATGGCACTGAAGTGAAACCACTGCAGTTTATAAGTTCCAagttgttattattttcaaatgggACTCTGTATATAAGAAATGTAGCCTCTTCAGACAGGGGCACTTATGAATGCATCGCTACCAGCACCACTGGCTCTGAGAGAAGAGTGGTAATTCTTACAGTGGAAGAGCGAGAAACCATGCCCAGGATAGAATTTGCATCCCAGAAGTGGACTGAGGTGAATTTTGGGGACAAATTACTACTGAACTGCTCAGCCATTGGGGAGCCCAAACCCAGAATAATCTGGAGGCTACCATCCAAAGCTGTTGTCGACCAGTGGCACAG AATGGGCAGCCGCATCCACGTCTATCCAAATGGATCCTTGTTTATTGGctcaataacagaaaaagatgGCGGTGACTACTTGTGTGTGGCCAGAAACAAAATGGGAGATGATCTGATACTGATGCATGTGAGCCTACGACTGAAACCCGCTAAAATTTATCacaagcaacattttaaaaagcaggtatTTCATGGGAAAGATTTCCAAGTTGATTGTGAGGCTTCTGGCTCACCAGTGCCTGAGATATCTTGGAGTTTGCCTGATGGAACGATGATAAACAATGCAATGCAAGCCGATGACAGTGGCCTCAGGACCAGGAGGTATACCCTTTTTGACAATGGAACCTTATACTTCAACAAAGTTGGGATAGCAGAGGAAGGAGATTATACTTGCTATGCCCAGAACACTCTAGGGAAGGATGAAATGAAGGTCCACCTAACGGTCATAACAGCTGCCCCACGGATCAGGCAGGGTTACAAGACTAACATGCGAATCAAGGCTGGAGACACGGTGGTCCTTGACTGTGAGGTCGTTGGTGAACCCAAACCAAAAGTATTTTGGTTGCTGCCTTCCcatgatatgatttcattctCTAAGGACCGATACACATTTCATGCCAACGCGTCTCTGTCCATCAACAAAGTGAAGCTACTCGATTCtggagagtatgtgtgtgtggccCGAAATCCCAGTGGGGATGACACCAAAATGTACAAACTGGATGTCGTCTCCAAACCTCCATTAATCAATGGTCTGTATACAAACAAAACAGTTATTAAAGCCACAGCTGTGAGGCATTCCAAAAAACACTTTGACTGCAGAGCTGAAGGAACACCATTGCCTCAGATCATGTGGATCATGCCGGACAATATTTTCCTCACAGCCCCATACTATGGAAGCAGAATCACAGTCCATAAAAATGGAACCTTGGAAATTAGGAATGTGAGGCTTTCAGATTCAGCAGATTTTATCTGTGTGGCTCggaatgaaggaggagagagcaTGCTGGTGGTACAGTTAGAAGTATTAGAAATGCTAAGAAGACCAACATTCAGAAATCCATATAATGAAAAAATAGTTGCCCAGCTTGGCAAGTCCACAGCATTGAATTGCTCTGTGGATGGTAACCCACCACCTGAAATAATCTGGATTTTACCAAATGGCACAAGATTTCCCAATGAACCTCGAATTTCTCAGTATCTGATAGCAAGCAATGGCtcttttatcatttctaaaaCAACTCGAGATGATGCAGGAAAATATCGGTGTGCAGCAAGAAATCAAGTTGGctatattgaaaaattaattgtattagAAATTGGCCAGAAGCCAGTCATTCTTACTTATGCACTGGGAACAGTTTACTGTTTCAGTGGAGACTCTCTATCCCTGCAATGTGTGTCTGATGGAAGCCCTAAGCCAAATATCAAGTGGACTACACCAAGCGGTTATATAATAGATGGGCCTCAAATTAATGGAAAATTCATATTGCATGAAAATGGCACCTTAGTCATCAAAGACGCAACAGCTTACGACAGAGGAAACTATATTTGTAAGGCTCAAAATAGTGTTGGCCATGCCCTGATTACTGTTCCAGTAATGGTTGTAGCCTACGCACCCCGAATTACAAATCGCCCACCCAGGAGCATTCTCACAAGGACAGGAGCTGCCCTTCAGCTCCTCTGTGTGGCCCTGGGAGTCCCCAAGCCAGAAATCACATGGGAGATGCCTGACCACTCCTTGCTCTCAATGGCAAATAAAGGGAGGACTCATGGAATTGAGCCTTTTCACCCCCGAGGTACCCTCATCATTCAGAATCCCCAAACCTCAGATTCTGGGATATACAAATGCACAGCAAGGAATCCACTGGGTAGTGATTATGCAACAACTTATATTCAGGTaatctga